The genomic region TCACGCGCGTGATCATTGGTAACTAAACCTATgcgcgtgaactcgacaatcgacTACTTTGGACTTCAACCGAAATCAGGATGCGCTGGCTTAAATAACATCATTTTTATCCAtttctttcacatctactgcagtcagattcactctgaaggaatcactcacatgaCCTGTGcaattgtaatgacacatcaaggatgttaagaggctagaAGCAGGTTTAAATATTGTcccattgaagtcaacagggtgcaaattttaaaaagaggataacacggtgttggcaacaccgatttttgtcgttgttctctgtactgacagcactccaaattgacaaaaaaaatgagctcaatgttaaaattgaccggagttctcctttaagagTAACTGCTGCAACCTTTACCTAGGCGTCAGCACAAATAAGGCTGCCACGATTAACAGACATTATATTGTACATGATTTATGAACAGCTTGTGGGTGAAATAGGTAAAATACTGTTGCACCCGAAAGCTAGAGGTCGCTCTCGTGCGAAAACTCAAAATAAGCGCAGTAGAGGAAGACAATAACACACATAACTAATTATAGGAAATGCATATGGACATCATTTTATCAATATTCCTAAAACCTTCTCAGGTATTTTCAtgataataaagtatattaataataatggagAGGATGTTCGACTGGTGTTGCTTTTTCAAATGCACGTTATAAGTGATTCAAACTCGAACTGCTTTTACATAGAGCAGCACTTCCTACTGATCAGAATCATGAAAACACTCAAATAAGAAACAATCgggcacaaaacacacacagatgcatgcaCAGAACTCAACACGCACACACCAGCCAAACTCCTAAGGGTGTTTTAACTTTAGCTGACTCGCATATCAatttgtaaatcattttttatacatttaatcaaataaattcttaTCTTTAGGTCCATGGACCTAATGATGCCACAAGTCACCAGCTGGGAAGGATGATCATGGAAAGACTGCTATCCAAACTGCAGGATACAATGAGTCGCCTACCCCTAGATTTAGATTATTTGCAGTTTTTATGCAGTCATGAGCTTCTCTTCATTTCATCAGTCTATGATCAAATTTCAGTCCCAGAGGAACTCCTTGGTGAACTGTCAACCTTGAAAAACACAGTGGATAGGCATATTGACAATAACAATGAACCTGTTACTGCCCTTGAAGTGGAATTTGGAGTTAAGGGGCCCCCAAAGTTTATTATTTCCAGAGAACATCTTCAGTACCTAGTTAATATGCAGCTATCTGTTCCATGTATTGCCGAGCTTCTTGGTGTGTCAACAAGGACAATCAAACGTCGCCTCACTGAGTATGGCATTTCTCTAAAGGACACCTACAGTAAAATCACAGATGAAGAACTTGACAACCTAGTGAGGTCAATCAAAGCTAAAAGTCCACACCTAGGCCATAGAATGATGAAGGGACACTTACAAGCCTTGGGTCATCGTGTGCCATGGACAAGAGTTTGGGATTCCATGCATCGAGTGGACTCTGCTGGAATACTAGCAAGAATTACACAATTGAGATGTGTAGTCAGAAGGACTTATTCCGTCAAGGGCCCTCTTCATGTTGTTCACATAGACACAAACCATAACCTGATAAGGTATGTCATGCGTGTCAAGCCATTGTTGTAATGCTACTGATTAAAGTATGTGACCCTTTCTGTGAAAATATCACATATTGTGATCACATTACATTAtgtgaagtcattatttttgagTTTCTGAGTTTTCTAATTCTATTTAAAttctttgaaaatgtattaagGAATATAAGTAATGCCCAagatttttttttgatatttttaatccTTAAAAATGACTTATTATGCATGTGAGTTTCTCTCTACAGTTTACATACGCATTTCAACTGGTAATAACAGATTATCTTTTATCAGATATGGCCTTGTGATATTCGGTGCCATTGATGGGTACTCCAGAAAggtatttttctctttctttaatgCATTGTTGGCCTATAAATTTTGTACAAATCAAATTTCTGATGGAATGCATAAGTCTAACTTTACTTTGTCTCTCAGATCATGTACCTTGGACCTGCAACCGATAACAAGGCATCCACTGCCCTCGGTTTCTTCCTTCAGTCAGTGGAGAGACATGGGTTTCCATTGAGGTAAGACAACTTACATCATGAGTGTGTATGAATGCTTTGCTACCTCCAGTAACGTgaatgtcactttggataaaagcgtaagctaaatgtaaatgaatccCTGCTTGTTTAAACATGGTTAACATAcgttttttaaatactgttaggtttcttttctaaaataccttgtcatatttaatttttttgcatttagagTTCGAGGAGACCAAGGAGTTGAAAATGTAGAGATTGCCAGATGTATGTTTTCTGTGCGTTGTTGTGGCAGGGGAAGCTACATCTCAGGAAAAAGCGTGCATAACCAGCGGTTAGCAGCTAGATAAATTAGTTAAAGCTTGATATGAATGTTAAAGTGTTCTGTTTCTAAGAATGATGACTTGTGTTCAACATTACACACTGTTTTCTCTTCCATTTTTAGCAGTGAGCGCCTTTGGCGTGACATATGGATGGCAGTTACAAACATCTATTATGATGTTTTGCACAGCCTTGAAGAGGAAGGATTACTAGAGCCAACCAACAGCCTTCACCTCTTTTGCTGTCAGTTTGTGTTCCTGCCTCGTCTCCAGGCCAGCCTTGACTCCTTTACTAGTGGGTGGAATAACCATCCTCTCCGCACAGAGAGTAATAGAAGCCCAGACCAGTTGTGGGAAATTGGACTCCTGCAAAACCCTGTCCCTCCTCCAGTCCAATCTGAGGTATTTTAAGAATTTGTGTCTTTTAATGTATGTAATGTTTTCAAGCAAGATATTGCCCCAATGTCCATAACCTATTACCAACTTTTAACAGATTGCACAAGACGACGACTCTGACTGGGACACAGACAGTATCTCTGACCAGCCGTGGACAGGAATTGTAGTTCCTCCAGTCGAATGCCCCTTAACTGAAGAACTTAAGGCccaaattcaaactttttttaaccCAACCTCACACTCTCAAAACTATGGAAGAGACAAGTATTTAGAAGTTTTGAATTTTGTTCTGCTTCATTCTTAATTGACACTAAATCAATCATTGAAATGACTAGTGACCAAATGATCCATTTAGAAGCAAATTAACATCCAattcaataaaaaacaaacaagttgACATTgcatgcttgttttattttttgtattggcTATATTTAAAGCAGAAAAAGACTTGTATAACAACTTGTGTTCTCTTAACACATGCATTAAgatataaaattttacaatatgtaaCACGTTGTGTTCTCTACACATACACAGTAAATTTCAAAACCATAAGAACATTTACCAATGTATAAAAGGTTTTTTTCCTGAACATGTACAATTCCATACATTAAGCAGCATTTTAAATTCTGTTAAAACCGTCGTCAAACTGAATGGCTTGCAACTTGACTGATTTAAAAGAACTGTAGTCACCCATGTGTACTGtgggaaatgtaatttttctgGCACAGGCACTTACAACTGGGAAGCATATTTTATGTTCTGGCATCCTCTGCATACACTCATGGTCAAAATGAAGAGAAATTTTGAATTCTTTAAGTTCTGACATTAGAAGAGGTTTGTGTCCCTGGCCAGTGAGCCATTGCATAACACCGGGGACAGTTAAGGGCAGGATGTCTCCGTCAGGGTTATCCTCTACAAGCAAAAGAACTTGTTATCTCTAGGGTTGGTATTGTCTGAATtagatcaattacattttaacattaatttgtgtaatctgcagttttttttaacaatatttatactAAATCAACTGTCAGTTCATACATACCACAGCTTTCAATTTCTTGGAGAAAGTCTTGCAGAAAGTTGATTATAGCTGTTTCATAAGTCTCTCGTACTGATCCCTTCTCCGACATTTTCGGAAGAATGTTCTGCATGATGAAGTCTGCATCAgcctgtggggggggggggtgggaaTCCATTTTCAGgtacatatacacatatgcatttgacttttatccaaagctactttaTTACTATAATAACATTTGTTTTAAGTATGTGCAATCCCTGAGATCGAACCCAAGCCCTTGGGCTATGCTAGCACTTTTATCTAACCAATAAGCTACAGGAAACCATTACTGAGGTATTAAGAGCAATCCATTTTCTactattattttttgtaaggAACAAAGTGTTTGACTATTTTTCAACTTAgcaaataataattttcctatatataatattcctaaaataaaaccatttctaaAATGAAATACAAGATATAGGCAAAAATGTTATTCCAGTTAGTGATACCTTATCATCATCATCCACATCAGGGACAAAGATCTGGTGGCAAAGTCCGGAATGGTTTTCCAGGATGTCCACGAAATTGTAGACTTCAAGACCTTTTCGGATTTGCTTCAACAAAGGGAACAAACGTAGAGTTGCATGCAGCACAATTGATCTGAAAAAAGAACCAGGAAATTCTAGCATAATATAGACAGTGTTGTGGCTAATCAGTATATCTGGTAGGCAGCAAAATTAAAACCGTTTGCAAGGTTTCAAATGTAAAGAAGTTATAACACTTTTTCTGACCTTATTATGGCCTCTTTGTTCTCAGGTTTAATGGCcccagtaaaaccacagttaattaTTTGATCATTCCATGCAGAGAGATCGGTTTCTTCTTCCTCCACCTGAAAACACAAACACGTAAAATGGTGTGCTTGCGTAGAAATAAAGCTTTTATGAAATCagattttatttggaaaaaaattactacctttttaatcaaattataaaGTTCAGCATCATCCACATCATCTATAGTGAGAGTTGATTCATCCAAGTCTCCAGATGAGAGATAATCAAAGCACCACGGCCTCAAGAAACGGGGGGCAGGCCCACCCTGAGCGAGACTAACCGAAAACACTTCTCCAGCAGTcctgaaagaaaaaatacaaagtaatattTAGTTGTATGCAAAAATGACAACTGACATGTtactataatgtaaaatattactaaCTTAAAAAATCCATTCTCCAGATTACTTAGGGAGTAGATGGGGCTCTTCCCTCTCTGGTGTCCTCTATGCTCAAAGAGGTGTTTCTCAATCTCACCAATCAAATCtacaaacaaatatacaaatgtacATGTTAAAAAAGAATGTTATTTACTACATTGTACAATTATAAGCACATTAAAACATACCAAATCTCATAATGACACATGTGGTAACTGTTTATTGTTTTTCTAAACTTTAAATTGTTATGATGAATTTAAAAACCTAATAATGTGATTGTGAACCTAACTTGCCTGAAAGAAATTCCTTACGAATGGCACCTGTGTCAACACCTGCTTCCCCCAAAAATGTTACACGCAAAGTATTGCCCGGGGTTCCTCTCTTTTGTCTTTGCCACTGCACCATAGCTCTTTGATAGAAGTCAGTTCGAGAAACACAGATCTTGAAATCCTTGCTGTCATCTACCCTTCTTGCCAACAAACGCAATACATCATCTGGACTATAAAAACAGGATAAAAAGATTAGTAAAGAATTCAGATGTCTCAGGgttgttaaaatgtaataaatagacTGTACCATTTCATGTCTGGGCCTTGGTGTTGCTGTACTGGTGTGCCACACGGAGGACTGCTCTCATAATCCAGTGTCTGTAATATACTGAGTATATACCCAATGGTTAGATTGACTTCTTAGAACATTTACAACATGTTATATACACTTATAAtacctaaaacatgtttttaatacaTACCTTATTAAATGTCTGTAAATGAAATAACTTTTCAAATCATTAAAAATTACCTATCTCCACAAAAACTTGCATGCATGGGCAACTCTGTCTGTGAAAATGTGTCTAAACAAATGGGACACTGTCCCTCATCCTATAATGGCAAAAGGACAACTGATTAAGTATTATACAATAAAATCCCAATTAAAACACAATTGGTTATTTCCAAAATCCAATTTGTTTAATTGGTCACTTTAAATACTTTGGTCACCAAGTATTTTGCAAGATCTAAACAAGCACTCgctgtttcagtttttttaactttacaaaaaacattCTGATTCAGTTCTAAATGTTTAGTAAATTGTATTGACTTCTAACATTTGTGTAGtgttttaaaactataaaaatagggCATTCTTCTCAACCAGTGTTATTTACCTCTTGCAAAATGGTCTTTATGTACCAATGAGAGACAGTATAATtacaatcaattaattaaaagtgCTTGACAATAAGGCACTACAAAGAAAATACCATTACCGTTAGTAATAAAATCTTAACATGGCATCTAATTAATTTTACTAACTGCACCGGTCCTTATGcacttatattaaaattaaaacctcaCCTCAAAACTTGTGGTGGGTGTAGGAGAACAAGTTTGTATTGAAGTGGTGGGTGTAGGTGTAGAAGCTGGGGCTGTAGGGTTAACTGCTCTGGTAATCTCACCAACTACttttacatcatcatcatcatcttcagtaGTCTGAAATGACAAAACGAGATATATATTCTGCCTAAAAGAAAACTTAactgaaaaacaacatttgtgtAAATGTTGTGTAAACAACATACCTCATCATTAGCTGACTGTGTGCAGCCACCACAAGATTTAACATGCAAGTACAAAACTGGTAGTGGCATTGTGGTTTTACAAGTACGACACTCAACCTTTGGCATCTTCGCAAACTCTTCTGCTGAGAATGGCAGTGGATCAAGACATAACTCATCTTGAAGAGGGACCATATACAGTGCTGTTCTTCCAGCGGTGGTAGCCATTTTGAGAAGGCTGCCTGTATAACCCTCTGAGTCTGGAGGGACAACAGTAAGCTTTCTTCTTCCATTCCCACCTgataatttaaaaacacattaacaaatcCAGCAATAAAAGGTCTTTACTATATAATTGGGCTTTATACTGTAGTTAAAACGATGTTAAAAAACAGTGCTTCCCATATTCTATTAACACTTCCCTGTGTACTATTATTAAAAAAGGATGTAGCCTGGGATTTAAGGTTAGAATGCCCGGGGAAATGTTCAATTAATAACTACCTATGGAAATTACTTACACTACAGTATACTCTACTCAGATATTCATGTTTGTGTCTGTTCTGGTAGACAGTATAGCATACCTGGTGCCTTATAAAGTAACCACCCTCCAGTAAGTGACTTCATCTTTGGAAATTCAGCTTCAAGGAGCTTGcataactgaaataaacatgaaacagAACAAGGGTTCTCAAACAACCACACAAAGTAAAAACTAAATCTTTATCACATTGAAAATTTTACGTgcatttgtttgtcatttttatacatACTAATTCACATTTTACTATGTTTAGCCTAAGCAAATTATGTTCATTCATCTCAGCATGTTTTGAAAGTGGAATATTACTTTGAAgcagttaattatatattattcgcAGGGTGATATAGAAATAATCCTGCTCTAAAATCAGATGGCACAAACTAACAAATTAGATTGTACTATAAAATGAACTTACATCCGAATGGTTCACATTGGATGAAATTGTAATCACCCGTTTTCCTAGTCCGGCCTGGAGTAGTTCAAGCTCTTCAGAAGGTGTGGGTGAGGTGTCAGTGTTGCTGCTCATTAAATATATGGAAACAGCAAATGGTTTCCAAGGTGTGGCTTTCACATGTATTTGTGGATTTGGAGTTTTCTTCTTTGATTTTTTAAACATCCCAGGAAAAGAtctacaaataataaaacaatgttaattataatattaaacattcaaaagacaattgttaaaataattagaTGTGGATGCGGCAACCTGGCCATATCCTGCTCTATTCGAGGCTGAGAAATAGCAGGAGGCTGCTGTCGTTGTTGTGGCTGCTGCTGCTGACCCTGAGCTGACTGAATCTGACCAAGGCTTTGGGTCAGAAGACCTATTAAATTCTGTGCAGCTGTACAGACATCTGAATATTCTCTCTGTTAAATATGTCATGACAAAATCATATAGGATTATCTAGATAAGGGGTTTTATACTCAGTTCCTGCAGGGctgcagctctgcacagtttagctcaaaccctaatcaaacacatctgattcagctaatcaagatcttcaggattactagaaacctcCAAACAGGTGTGGGATGGAGCTGGTttgagctaaactgtgcagagctgtggccctccaggaattgagtttcacACAACTGATCTAGAACAAGTGCATTAACAATGTATCATATAAACATCACAGCTTTTAAACATAGTCTATAGGGATGTGACCTACTGTATATAAATCAACTTGTTCGGAATCAGAAAGAGGTTTATTTCAAATtatgtttgcacatacaaggcatttgttttcaatttacagtatattttgagAAACACCTTTGGCATCGCTTATAGTCCATAATACAACTAGGGCGTggagaataataattattatttattaattaattataaaacaacGTGAAAGGTGTGCATATTGAGAGAAATGTACAGCCGCCGACACACTTAACGTTGCGTCGGCGATTAGCTAATCGCCACATTAATTGATCTCTAACTTACTTAACTTGAGCAAACGCGCTGATACACATAGTTACATATAGTTATCAGTCTATCTAGTGAACTTGAAGAAAGCGATCAATAATACATACCTGTGATCCATCACCCGCATGTCTCTGCTCTGCCATTTCGATCGATCCACTCGGTCTGGGGCTCGCGCTGATGACGTAACAAGAAGGACGCGCCTTCCCTTCATCCCTTGTACACACCCTAACGGCTCTGAGACACACCCCAACCTCTTGACCCCTCCCCCACGTCAAATCAGGGACACAAAGCGAGGCACATAGAAAaatgaagcgcaaaggaaaaCTTGCGCCGCAGAGGCACGGATGACTGAAACGCGGATTTAAAGGAGCGGCGCAAAGGGAAATATGTGTTGCAAAGTCAATGCTGCTGAAGTTTTACTTtgctaaactttatttttttctcccagtggttaacttttcttttgcaattatattttttacttgcaaaaaagcattttttttctcaatactctatttttatttgcaaaacatattttttttttgcaaaacattttttttttttgcaaaacattgttttattttgcagaTATATACTGTTTTATTTTGCAGATATATACGGCCCTATTTTGACTCCATAGACTAGGTTTACTTTTCTAGTAGCATAACGagtgtgttgaaattatgcaaaaCTAAacgactaaaactaaaactaaagacGGAACTGACTGAAGGTGAGGTGCTATTTTGTAAGCTAAGAGAATCTTTTGTTCCTCACATTTGAACAGTTGAAGGGAGAAAATAACTTCTATGAAAGCTCATTTTGACATACATAAATTTGCCTTGACTTGAATTtcagctttaaataaataaataaataaaaaaaattatggaacCTTCCATCTCCTTCTCTTTCAGAGACTCTCTTTTTAATCACACACATGCATAATCCTGTAAATGCTTTACTTGTATGAGAAAAGAGTGTGCTGTTGCCCTTAGGACACAGAGGACCTAATCTGCCTAATTTTGCCATATTTTGTGCATTGTAATTCAATTCTACAGTAAAATTGTAttgctttaaatgaataattcattcTGTTTCTCCTTTCCCTCTATTTTTTGTCATGCCTTTTTTGCATCTGGGTAAATGTGCCAAGTTACAACACACGTCACATACAAAGTCATGTCACTCACGAGAGCTCTTGTCACCAAGCAGGTTGGTAAATTGACATAATTACTGAGTTGAGTTTCTGATTAGCTTGCGGTGGAGTTGAGAATGTAAATTCATgtctttttcttcatctctcacgTATCTACAGCTAAAAATACACCTGTCTCCTTCTTCCATCATTTCAAGTCCTGAGGATAAGTCTGCCAACAGTCTCTTATcactttgtgtatgtgtgtgatctaGGAGCCATAATAACAGTGGGTTATTGTGAGTCTTTTAGAGACCGAAATAGGTTTTCATCTTATTTGCTTCCTGAAAAGTACAAACTTACACAAAGACATCCTTTCGTTTTCTCTcc from Carassius carassius chromosome 29, fCarCar2.1, whole genome shotgun sequence harbors:
- the LOC132109648 gene encoding uncharacterized protein LOC132109648; the encoded protein is MTYYACEFLSTVYIRISTGNNRLSFIRYGLVIFGAIDGYSRKIMYLGPATDNKASTALGFFLQSVERHGFPLRVRGDQGVENVEIARCMFSVRCCGRGSYISGKSVHNQRSERLWRDIWMAVTNIYYDVLHSLEEEGLLEPTNSLHLFCCQFVFLPRLQASLDSFTSGWNNHPLRTESNRSPDQLWEIGLLQNPVPPPVQSEIAQDDDSDWDTDSISDQPWTGIVVPPVECPLTEELKAQIQTFFNPTSHSQNYGRDKYLEVLNFVLLHS
- the LOC132109647 gene encoding uncharacterized protein LOC132109647 encodes the protein MKCPDDVLRLLARRVDDSKDFKICVSRTDFYQRAMVQWQRQKRGTPGNTLRVTFLGEAGVDTGAIRKEFLSDLIGEIEKHLFEHRGHQRGKSPIYSLSNLENGFFKTAGEVFSVSLAQGGPAPRFLRPWCFDYLSSGDLDESTLTIDDVDDAELYNLIKKVEEEETDLSAWNDQIINCGFTGAIKPENKEAIIRSIVLHATLRLFPLLKQIRKGLEVYNFVDILENHSGLCHQIFVPDVDDDDKADADFIMQNILPKMSEKGSVRETYETAIINFLQDFLQEIESCEDNPDGDILPLTVPGVMQWLTGQGHKPLLMSELKEFKISLHFDHECMQRMPEHKICFPVVSACARKITFPTVHMGDYSSFKSVKLQAIQFDDGFNRI
- the LOC132109312 gene encoding uncharacterized protein LOC132109312; the protein is MAEQRHAGDGSQREYSDVCTAAQNLIGLLTQSLGQIQSAQGQQQQPQQRQQPPAISQPRIEQDMARSFPGMFKKSKKKTPNPQIHVKATPWKPFAVSIYLMSSNTDTSPTPSEELELLQAGLGKRVITISSNVNHSDVGMEEESLLLSLQTQRVIQAAFSKWLPPLEEQHCIWSLFKMSYVLIHCHSQQKSLRRCQRLLKMMMMM